Sequence from the Aspergillus nidulans FGSC A4 chromosome III genome:
CCATCTCCTCGCACGTCGACTGCCGTGGTGGAACCTTACAATGCCGTCCTATCCACGCATAGTACCATTGAGAACTCGGAGTGCACTTTCCTTATGGACAATGAAGCTGTTTACGATATCTGTAAGCGCAAGCTTGACATCCCCCGCCCTGGTTATAATAACCTCAACCGTCTCAACGCCCGGGTCGTTAGCTCTCTTACCACCAGCCTGCGTTTCAATGGTGACCTTAACATTGACTTGAATGAGTTCCAGACTAATCTTGTGCCATTCCCGCGTATTCACTACCCTCTAATCTTGTATGCTCCTGTTATCTCTAGTAGCTGCAGTACTTACAAGAgcttcaaggtcaaggatcTTACCTTGCAGTGTATGTGTCCTGTCTTTTCTTCTAAAATATCCCTTCAGTCTAACTGTCTGGCAGGCTTTGAACCTAGGAACCAGATAGTCATCTGCAATCCTCAAACTAGAAAGTATATAGCAGTAGCTCTCTTGTACCAGGGTGATGTAATGCCTCATAATTGCGCCCGGGCTATTACTGATATCAAGGCCAAGGCCTCTTTTAACCTGGTCAAGTGGTGTCCAACTGGTTTTAAACTTGGCATTAACAACCAGAAGCCTATGTTTGTTCCTAACAGCAAGCTTGCTTCTATTAACTGTTTAGTCACCATGCTCTCTAATTTGACCGCCATTGCTGAGGCCTGGAGTCGCCTTGGCCACAAATTCAACCTTATATACTCTAAACATGCTTTCATTTATTAGTACGTGGGTGAGGGTATGGAAGAGGGCGAATTCTCGGAGGCCCGCAAGAACCTAGCAGTTCTAGAGAAGGACTACGAGGAGATCACCGGCGATACTGTGGGCTTGGATGGCTATGTAGAACATGAGTATTAAGCAAcagttcctcttcctggtTGAATAACACTATTACTGGTCATGCAATCAGCTAGAGAAAGTATAAAGTTGCTGGATTTCAAGCCAA
This genomic interval carries:
- a CDS encoding tubulin alpha chain (transcript_id=CADANIAT00005306), encoding MGNAAWELYLLEHGLTADGHVNPDITTDIHRNDSYVTIFTELGNGKFVPRSIFVDLDPSPIDEIRTGTYRHLFHPEQLISGKEDAANNYARGHYTVGKTLVRGVVDRIRHSCSSLQGFMIFHAFGGGTGSGFGALLLEHLSSEYGKMSKLEFAVYPSPRTSTAVVEPYNAVLSTHSTIENSECTFLMDNEAVYDICKRKLDIPRPGYNNLNRLNARVVSSLTTSLRFNGDLNIDLNEFQTNLVPFPRIHYPLILYAPVISSSCSTYKSFKVKDLTLQCFEPRNQIVICNPQTRKYIAVALLYQGDVMPHNCARAITDIKAKASFNLVKWCPTGFKLGINNQKPMFVPNSKLASINCLVTMLSNLTAIAEAWSRLGHKFNLIYSKHAFIY